CCATGGTTTGATTTAGAGTTAAgttaaattaagttgagttgagttgagttgagttgaattatttataaataataatgaattgagttgatgaaatgatttttgtgaaatttatttaagatgagtttagatgtacttaaatattaaaaagattgtgagtcacgtataaaataaatcttgaattgagatgaatttaatgttttaagaattagatatttaaacgttagatttaatttaaaactttaatttatctaattataaatttcaaatggcCTAATTAGATGCACTTTATTTTCCTGGCTTTATTTTTTGAGTCTAGTCAGACTAGTCTACTCACCACAGAAACTATCAGCTAGTACATTTTTAGTTTAAGATTATGTTTGATTATAAGACTTAATTGAGTTTAATtgaaatcaatttaattttaaattaatttaatattcaatcacttaatttttaaattattaaatttattttaatttaaaatttttttacataagagatttataattttttttaacttaatacatCTTTATGTGTaggattcataattttttttaacttttgataaaaaatattaaacttattttaatatttaaatatattttaaactcaatttatataattttttctattatttaatttattattatttataaagaaagcTAAACCAGAGTTCAAAATCGAAACAACTGAGCTATTAGGCTCGGCCGCTATTTACCGAGACAGCCCTAGAAACTTTTCTGTAGGGTGCGACCTTTTTGACCGAACTTTATAAATAGAGGGAGGAAAAGAGGAAACATATTGTGGGCCCTGACTGCTTGAGCTGATATGTGCCTAACCTAGGAAAACCTGGCCATGCCGGTGTATTGGGTTGCCCGTGGGTCCAACCGTCCAAGATCTGTTGCGCCATTTCTGGCAGGATGAATAGAGTAGGTTGGGAGAGTAAATGCATGCTGCTTGCTTAGATGTGTTTGCGCTTTCAAACAGCTCGAAAAGGCATTTGCTTTATCAGACAAGTTCAATGCAAAACGCTTTCATCAAAGAGGATGTTGATTGTTTTTACCTGACATTTATGCTTGTATagttttcttgaattttgcaTGTTAGTGTTGAATTTGTTGGGtttagctaaaaaaaaatattctgatTTGTGTATTTGTGAGTAAAATGTTGGACTTGAAGATTAATTTCCGTTGGCTTTTTTTCGATTTGTGAACCTTCATTATGCATAGCAGGCCAACTTTATGCGCCGAACTATTGGTTTGATGGCTGCAGCCATGGTTGTTGAGGAGCTTTTCTCAGACTGGGACCTCTTTTGCTACCCTTTTCAGACCTTATCTTTGTGGGTTATCATCAATTGTATCAGACCTATCAGTCATAATGTAAttcatcttaaattaattacatagaTCTTAGGTAATTTATTTGAAGTATTTAAGTtatgaaatcatttttaaaaggcTGATTAACTTTTAATAGTTACTTGTTATTAGATTGGTTTATGTTCTAATGTTTGCATAAAACTTTGATAGAGAACATGATTGGGAAAGGCGGGCATGCTGAGGTATACAAAGGATGCTTATCTGATGGTCAAGTTGTAGCAGTAAAAAGgctaacaaagaaaaagaaggaagaggaggatAGAATTAGTGATTTCTTGTCAGAGCTTGGGATTATTGCACACATAAACCATCCCAATGCTGCTCGATTACTTGGTTTTGGGATAGATGGGGGTCTGCACCTCGTCCTTCAGTTCTCCCCGCATGGCAGCCTTGCTTCTGTGCTATTTGGTGCTGtctcaatctctctttttttttttattatttatctgtTTATTTCTCCTGGTATGATTGTTTGAAGTTCACACAATGAACATACACAGCAGTTTGTATGTTACAAATTTACTCATTCTGCCAAATCAGCTACATCTCTGCTTCACCAATCAGTACTAGAGAGTTTTTATGAGATGGGAATTTCCCACTCAATCACTGGGAATTTAGGTAGTTTGGTGGTAGCGGATGTTTGAGATGAATTGTTTGGTGTACTAGTTCTTGACTAGGCGTCTTATCTTGTATacgtcttgtgtacttgggctatatcTATTTCCTATTATATTATTTACAGAAGTGTTTAACCAATGATCATAGATTTATTGGGCTGATGAAGAGGCATTCAGCATTTCAGGTTCATCTGAGTGTCTGGAGTGGAAGATAAGGTTTAAGGTGGCTATAGGGGTAGCAGAAGGATTGGATTATCTTCATCACAATTGCCATAGACGCATTATTCACAGAGACATCAAAGCCTCTAATATATTGCTCACCCAAGATTACAATGCTCAGGTATTTTTCTACTCAAAAGAAGAGTATTGAACTTGACATATAGTAAGTGGAGTTTTGTGATTCATCTATAACATGCAGATTTCTGATTTCGGACTCGCAAAGTGGCTGCCAGAAAAATGGGCTCACCATGTTGTCTTTCCAATCGAAGGCACATTCGGGTTAAGCATGCATCTTCAATGATTTATTAGTAGAATTTCTGATTTCAAAAGGTTAAAAGTCATCTGGGCTTATGAatctttatataaatttcagGTACCTGGCTCCAGAGTATTTTATGCATGGGATTGTTGATGAGAAAACTGATGTCTTTGCATTCGGGGTACTATTACTGGAGCTCATTACCGGTCGCCGTGCCGTTGATTCAAGTCGACAAAGTCTTGCCATATGGGTATCATTCCATTTTGTGCTACAACTTGTAGATTCTGAACAATGTTTATGCAGATTTAGATTTGGACATGGAATGTTGCTTATAGCTCCTATGTTTTACAGatcatgaaatatttctttcaaaTGTAAGAATGACAATTTGGTTCTTCTTCTGTTATGCATAGGCAAAGCCGCTGCTGGACACTTATAATGTCAAGGAATTAGCAGATCCACGATTAGGAGATGCTTACGATCCCAGCGAGATGAAACGTGCCATGTACGCGGCTTCAATGTGTATCCACCACTTATCCTCCATGCGTCCGCAGATGAACGGAGTATGAGTTTTGCTACCTTGCCTTTTCAGTTTCAGGTCAAATTTatcagaaaaattcttctcatcagctactatttacCATCTCATATCCCACACCCCACACCATATAAAAAAATCCCCACACCTTGTGAAAAAGCTATAGGATGTAagagtgaatagtggctgatgcataGAATGTGGAGTGTGAGAGTAAATAGTGGCTGATGTATAGCATTCCTCAATTAATCAACTTGTGTCGTAAAGAAGTTGCACAATTGATCATGAATGCAATGCAAAAATGTGTGCAATGCAGGTTGTGCAGATACTCAAGGCAGAAGAAGATGGACCACTTGAACCAAAACCAAAATCAGTGGCAGCAAGATCACTCGTTTTTAATGCTTGTGACCTGGAAGATTATACTTCCACCACTTATCTCAACGACCTCAATCGCCACAGGCAACTTGTGATGATGGAGTAATTCCTTAGCCATATGTTCTGCAGTGTTTTTACTTGTTCCTGTGTAagttaggaaaaagaaaaaatggtatGGCCCTGCCGCAGTTGTTTTGTTCCTTCCTGAAAAACACTACAGATCAGAATGGTGAAGCGGCGTTCAAATTTCCATGATCACTGGAAAGAAAACTCGCCCAACCAGACACGGATAATTGTGTACTACATTGTATTGTGTCTGTACTGCTGCAATTATCAAAATTGGaaaccccatatatatatatatatctatgttcCATGTGTTTGGTTTAATATACTGCACAAGAATAAACATTTAAATACGTAAAATCCTCGCACCAAATTTCTCTAGGAAAATTAGCTGGGATTCTTCAAGTCTCGATGATCTTTTcttatagtttatatttttgggtgattttttttttttttataaattaatttatttttagtaaaaagttaatttaatatgtCCCGGATGAGTTCTGAGTGCATAAACAAACCCCACCATATATACATTGTCAAATCTTAGAGAGAGAACGAAAGGGTTCTGGAGACAGAGATAGCACGCTAATGGCGCCAGAAATTGTTCTTCAATTGGCGCTCCTAACCCTAGCGTTAGCAATGTTCTTCGCGATCCACAGGCTCTCCAAAGGAGCCCTAACCAAGCTCAGAACCAAGCACCGAGCAACCCTCCTGTCCAACCGCCACTTCGTCCAAGGGTCCCATCTTCTGGATCGGGCGCGATCCACACCCCACCGGATCCAATCCTTGACCCACGCCAAGTCAGCTCTGCTCGAAGCCGAGAAGGCCGTCTCGCTCTCCCCGAAGGACCCGGCGCCTCACATCCTCAAAGCCATGGCTCTGGACCTCCTCGGCCACAAGACCTCCGCGCTCAGATCGCTGGACCTAGCCTTGTCCTCCCCGCGCGTGAGGTCAATCGTCGGGAAGGAGCGCGGGGACGCGCTGGTGAAGAGGGCAGAGTTGAAGCTGGGGATGAATCGGAAGCGACGAGTCGACTCGGCGGTGGAGGACCTGGTGGAGGCGGTGAGGTTGAGCGGGAATAGCAACATGAGGGCGTATTGTTTGCTAGGAGAATGTTACGAgtggaaaggaagaaaagaggAGGCCAGGGAGGCATTCGAAAACGCCTTAAGGGTCCAGCCTGATTCGGTCGCGGCTCGCCATGCCTTGGATCGTTTGAGTTTGTAGTCTCTACTCTGTCTGCAAATTGGAAGATTTTGCTTTCCTTAACAATGCTAATAGGTTTTctgaacacttttttttttttttttttggcttgtgTGTGTCAAATCTAGCAAAGCCTTGGTGTAGATAGAAATGAATTTAAAGAAGATGGAGTTTTACAATACTAAGGAGAGATGAACTATGCTGATTTTCTTGCTTCAAATGTTACCTTCAATAATATGAATtccctatcaaaaaaaataatatgaacttCAGCATTAACATACTgagaattatattaaaaacagTTAGGGTAGATTTGGATAGTGGgttcagataagatgagttaagatgaaagttaaaaattaaataaactatcattagaatatcattttttagtattattattgttttgaaatttaaaaatgttaaattatttattatattttacgtaaaaatttgaaaaaattataataattagatgagataaaatgtaatactttttgtatccaaacctagctttgaaaaaataatgaatatggAATGTTCACTCCCAccttaaatataaattacaagACTTTGTAAATAAGAGTTAGCattatgtttggatagtgagttgagttgagatgagagttgaaagttgaataaaatattattaaaatattatttttgtttttgaatttgaaaaaattgaattatttattatattttgtttaaaagtttggaaacattataatgattagataagatgagttcaAATTAACTCGcaatccaaacaaccctaagagtaatattactcatcttattattattctattatgttttacttgtaggtctactatttaatattacatcaaaaaatattgagaaaacggtaataaaaatataataaatagatttttcttatTGTTAAAGAAGGTAAAATTTAAACATGTTATCCATGGATATTAGAAAacctaaaatatttatatctcTCTAGAAACCCAAACCGAAAATCACCTTAGAGGGGTTAGGAGCTTCGTCCCTCCATACTCCCAGATGTAGTTTTCTCCaagtatttaatttttcaatacgtgttttggtttttttttttttttttttttttgatcaaaCCATGGAGAAGTGGTGTTTGATGTTTTTCGATGACCCGCGACTATCACGCGTCCCACCGTGGGGTCTCTAAGGTACTGATCTTATCGAAAGTTTCGTCAAAAGGAGTAGCACGTGATCCACACGCGTGGGTCAAAGTTCGCACGTGGTCTTCACGCGCCACCACACAGTGGGCACTATTGCTGCCACATGCGGCATTTCTGGGGTCAACGATCTCAATAGCTTCAGGATCGACGATCCAACACACTCCTAGTGTGGAACGTGTCCTTCAAGTGCCATTATAGCCTCCTTgctcagtgttttttttttattttcagtatatttcaagtttctattttgttgtatttttttttcaatttttcctatatttttttgttctgttgcttgtaataggtaaaaataaaaataaataaactattggACTTATTGTCTATAGCAGGAGAACCTTCTCCTCCAAAGGAGGATGAAGGAtggttttctctctcctcattTCGAGGATGGGAGTTGGTTATCTTGTTTTTCTATAGTGTTATATTCTTAGACAAATTAGGATTGAAATATCTGTTCTTACATAGTCTCATATCTTAGAAGGTTTTGTCATTAGAGAgcttatagaagttaagacaatatccatcacaaagaaatttatgtgagaggaaatcataaataaatgagTAGTTTAGCttgtaatttagatttttttctgtatttatCATTCATAACTGTAACTTcgattttattgaataaaatgaagtctatttttcataaaaaaaaataaataaataaaatttcaagggAAGGAGCACTGGAGGGGGTAGATTTACACTTTGTTCTAATACTCCCTTTGAGCTAAACTCCTCATCAATAAGTAAATTCggcatatataatatttaggtAAACGAGATAAAGTGTTGAGTGAATGTTGAAATCTAATACCATgtgaaaataacatttatcCCAAAATTTTGAGAGATTGATTGCAGTCTGACAAGCAGCAAcgattcaagttttttttttttttttaaaaaaaaaaaaaaaaaaaaaaaaaagccaacaacgattgaaaacaaacgaagcaaATAAATAATTGGGCCAGGCTAGAAAAGACGATCAACCGTGAACACTAGCCTACCAGTACCAGCACAAGCTTATAACATCAACATTATAAAGTCAAAGTGGGCCCATTTACTCCATGAGTTAATCTCACTCTTTACCTTCTCTCGGTATATATTCGCGAAGGCTAGTGATAGggttattatctatttattatttatgtacagtttaagtttttttattttttttatcattttttaaaatattttttaatatctttaatcactaaaaaaattaaaaatatatataattttactaatacccatttccttaattattaagtaaaattaaaaattaaaaaaaaaatcaaatataaattagatagtaaat
This genomic interval from Juglans microcarpa x Juglans regia isolate MS1-56 chromosome 4D, Jm3101_v1.0, whole genome shotgun sequence contains the following:
- the LOC121260948 gene encoding receptor-like cytosolic serine/threonine-protein kinase RBK1 isoform X2, translated to MSVEERRGETGETPDIQTPEPHISTKKQEVSDDDESSPRGVLEIPALGATDSDHTGSSSFSSCISPTQKPAPTPPLRESHGGSQWKSVIEALKRKSMRRFSIIPLLSASHEFSAKNLSRKLGRIRSAEDGIDNDGIPRPKPSWRSFDYAELAAATDNFSSENMIGKGGHAEVYKGCLSDGQVVAVKRLTKKKKEEEDRISDFLSELGIIAHINHPNAARLLGFGIDGGLHLVLQFSPHGSLASVLFGSSECLEWKIRFKVAIGVAEGLDYLHHNCHRRIIHRDIKASNILLTQDYNAQISDFGLAKWLPEKWAHHVVFPIEGTFGYLAPEYFMHGIVDEKTDVFAFGVLLLELITGRRAVDSSRQSLAIWAKPLLDTYNVKELADPRLGDAYDPSEMKRAMYAASMCIHHLSSMRPQMNGV
- the LOC121260948 gene encoding receptor-like cytosolic serine/threonine-protein kinase RBK1 isoform X1, yielding MSVEERRGETGETPDIQTPEPHISTKKQEVSDDDESSPRGVLEIPALGATDSDHTGSSSFSSCISPTQKPAPTPPLRESHGGSQWKSVIEALKRKSMRRFSIIPLLSASHEFSAKNLSRKLGRIRSAEDGIDNDGIPRPKPSWRSFDYAELAAATDNFSSENMIGKGGHAEVYKGCLSDGQVVAVKRLTKKKKEEEDRISDFLSELGIIAHINHPNAARLLGFGIDGGLHLVLQFSPHGSLASVLFGSSECLEWKIRFKVAIGVAEGLDYLHHNCHRRIIHRDIKASNILLTQDYNAQISDFGLAKWLPEKWAHHVVFPIEGTFGYLAPEYFMHGIVDEKTDVFAFGVLLLELITGRRAVDSSRQSLAIWAKPLLDTYNVKELADPRLGDAYDPSEMKRAMYAASMCIHHLSSMRPQMNGVVQILKAEEDGPLEPKPKSVAARSLVFNACDLEDYTSTTYLNDLNRHRQLVMME
- the LOC121260948 gene encoding receptor-like cytosolic serine/threonine-protein kinase RBK1 isoform X3, with translation MSVEERRGETGETPDIQTPEPHISTKKQEVSDDDESSPRGVLEIPALGATDSDHTGSSSFSSCISPTQKPAPTPPLRESHGGSQWKSVIEALKRKSMRRFSIIPLLSASHEFSAKNLSRKLGRIRSAEDGIDNDGIPRPKPSWRSFDYAELAAATDNFSSGSSECLEWKIRFKVAIGVAEGLDYLHHNCHRRIIHRDIKASNILLTQDYNAQISDFGLAKWLPEKWAHHVVFPIEGTFGYLAPEYFMHGIVDEKTDVFAFGVLLLELITGRRAVDSSRQSLAIWAKPLLDTYNVKELADPRLGDAYDPSEMKRAMYAASMCIHHLSSMRPQMNGVVQILKAEEDGPLEPKPKSVAARSLVFNACDLEDYTSTTYLNDLNRHRQLVMME
- the LOC121260949 gene encoding uncharacterized protein LOC121260949, encoding MAPEIVLQLALLTLALAMFFAIHRLSKGALTKLRTKHRATLLSNRHFVQGSHLLDRARSTPHRIQSLTHAKSALLEAEKAVSLSPKDPAPHILKAMALDLLGHKTSALRSLDLALSSPRVRSIVGKERGDALVKRAELKLGMNRKRRVDSAVEDLVEAVRLSGNSNMRAYCLLGECYEWKGRKEEAREAFENALRVQPDSVAARHALDRLSMEKWCLMFFDDPRLSRVPPWGL